Genomic segment of Candidatus Eremiobacterota bacterium:
ACCAATGAATCCGCAATGACCCGTTTCCTGGCAAAGTATTACCATATCGATCCGATCGTGGTAATCTCCCTGGGGCAGCGGATGAATTTCCCTGATGACGTGTCGGTGGCGATATATCTCGCAAAAGCCGCCGAGAGGAGCCCCATGGAGTTTCTGGAGCCGAGGATCTCCAAGAAGAGCTGGATGGAGATAACGGGGCTCCTGAAGCTCGATCCCGTCATACTGTTCACTGCCCTTCCCCCCAAAACGCCGGTCCCAGAGGTGTTCAAGCATGCATACCAGGAGTACAACAAGCACCAGAAGGATTCTGCATATCCGATAATCCTTTATGACAAAGAGTTCAGGAATCTCGTGCAGCTCAAGCTTATGACAGATGCATTTAAAAAGCCGCCGCAGGATGTCATGAAGGCGGTGAGCCAGGGGAAGAGCTTCACCTCCCTTATCCTGGCAGAGTTGAGCAGCAAAGATGACAAGGGAAGCAGGAACGAGGACCAATGAGCAGTTCAGAGCATCACCAGACCCCCGGGGATTTGGATGAAAAGACCGGCGATGCCACAGATGCGGGCGGCGGGGAAAAGAATTTCGTCATTGAAAAAGTCCCCTCAATGGATTTTACCGGCATGTCTCCCGACGAGATAGAGAATTACTGGGTGAAGCATATTTACAAGGGCGACAAGGAGCGGCAGCTCACTTTCAGATCGGTCCTCATGGGCATGCTGCTGGGAGGGATCATGTCCCTCTCAAACCTCTATGTGGGCCTCAAAACAGGGTGGGGCATAGGAGTGGCCATCACGTCCTGCATACTTGCCTTCAGCATCTTCAAGGCTCTCCAGAGGCTTCTTCCGTTCTGGATAAAACAAGAATTCACCGTCCTTGAGAACAACATGATGCAGTCAGCAGCATCAGCGGCAGGATATATGACATCGGCGGGGCTTGTTTCGGCCATTCCCGCTCTTATGATGCTCACAGGCCAGACCATGTCTCCCCTCGAGCTTATCCTTTGGCTTGCCGCAGTGAGTTTTCTCGGGTGTATCATGGCCATTCCCATGAAGCGGCAGATGATTAACGTGGAGCAGCTCAAGTTTCCCAGCGGCATTGCTGCGGCGGAGACGCTTCAGAGCATGCATGCCCACGGCGGAGAGGCTGCCCTCAAGGCCAGGACGCTTGGTCTCTCGGCAATAGTGGGAGTTCTGGTGGCATGGTTCCGTGACGGCAAAGTTGCCTGGATGAAGGGCCTCAATATCCCGGGAATGTTCCCCCTTCCCTTTTCCATATTCGGCGTCCCCTGCAGCAAGCTCACCATAGGATTCGAGGGGAGCCTCATCATGATAGGCGCCGGTGCCATCATCGGCCTGAAGGTCACCATCAGCATGCTGGCAGGTGCCGTGATCAATTATATCCTGCTGGCCCCCTTCCTGATAAAGTCCGGCGTGATAAAGGAGGCGGCAGGCTACAGGGAGATCGTGAAGTGGAGCCTCTGGCCCGGCGTGGCCCTGATGCTTACCTCCTCCCTTGTCACTTTTGCCCTCAACTGGAAGGTTCTGGCCCGGGCTTTCAAGGGGTTGGGCGCCATGTTCGGAGGAGCCAGGAAGGGCGATGAGGATCCCATAGAGCGCGTTGAATCCCCCATGTCGTGGTTCATCATAGGGGTCATTGTAGTGGGTGCTTACTGCGTGTATCTCCAGACCACAATGTTTCAGATACACTGGTGGATGGGTGTGCTTGCCGTGCTTCTCTCCTTTGTGCTCTCCATTGTGGCCTGCAGGGCGAGCGGCGAGACCGATATCAATCCCATCGGGGCCATGGGAAAAATCACGCAGCTCACTTACGGGGTGATTGCACCCGGGAACGTGACGGCAAACCTCATGACGGCATCAATCACCTCGGGAGCGGCCTCACACTCAGCCGATCTTCTCTCTGATCTCAAGAGCGGCTATATCCTTGGAGCAAACGCGCGTATGCAGTTCATCGCCCAGTTTTTTGGCATTATCGCAGGGGCCCTTTTTTCGGTGCCGGTATACAACCTGCTTGTTCCCAACGCGAGTGTTCTCGGCACAGACAAGATACCCGCCCCGGCGGCGCAGGTATGGAAAGGCGTGGCGGAGCTTCTCTCCAAGGGTATTGAATCACTGCCACCCTCGGCCCTTTTCGCCGTCAAGATAGCGGCGGTGCTCGGCGTGGCACTGGCCCTCCTGGAATGGTATGTGCCGAAATCAAGAAAATACCTCCCCTCGGCAGCGGGCCTCGGAATGGCTTTCGTAATTCCCTTCTTCAACAGTTTCTCGATGTTCATCGGCGCCGTCATCGCCTATCTTTATCACCGGTATTATCGCAGCGCTGCCAGGATGTACACCATACCCATAAGCTCCGGCCTTATAGCGGGGGAGAGCCTCATGGGAATTGTCATCGCGGCGCTCACCATGCTCAATATAATAAGATGAAGTGCCCCGCCAGGTTCCGGCGCCTTTTTCTCTTGCTCTGCATCCTCCTCGCATGGTGTATTGTGATGGAGTTCGCGGTGCGGTTCACAGGGAAGCACGATATGAACGGCAACTTCTTTTTCAGGAACAGAAGGCTCAGGCCCTACCGGCTCCCTCTTGTCAGCACTGGTGAGGCCCTTGAGGCATTCCGGTCAGGCCGGAAAACCTATATCATATACGACGCCGCAACAGGATGGGCGATAAGGCCCTCGTATGGAGCGGATACTTCGCTCTATTGCAGCAGTGATGAGGGGATCCGCGTGGGTTCTGAAAAGACGAGGTTTTCCAGGGCTCCCGGCAAAGGGATAGTAAGGATTGCCCTCTTCGGCGACTCCTTCATTCACGGGAACGAGGTGAGCTTCAGCGGCTCACTGGGCTCCCATCTTGAGAAAAAAATGAACACACAGGGGGGCACGGCGGAAGTGATGAACTTCGGGGTGCCGGGATACGGCATAGACCAGGCATACCTGCGCTATCTTCACAAGGGGAGGCAGTTCGTGCCCCCCGTGGTCATCCTTGGCCTTCAATGTGAGAATATCAAGAGAGATGTCAACATGTTGTG
This window contains:
- a CDS encoding OPT family oligopeptide transporter, with protein sequence MSSSEHHQTPGDLDEKTGDATDAGGGEKNFVIEKVPSMDFTGMSPDEIENYWVKHIYKGDKERQLTFRSVLMGMLLGGIMSLSNLYVGLKTGWGIGVAITSCILAFSIFKALQRLLPFWIKQEFTVLENNMMQSAASAAGYMTSAGLVSAIPALMMLTGQTMSPLELILWLAAVSFLGCIMAIPMKRQMINVEQLKFPSGIAAAETLQSMHAHGGEAALKARTLGLSAIVGVLVAWFRDGKVAWMKGLNIPGMFPLPFSIFGVPCSKLTIGFEGSLIMIGAGAIIGLKVTISMLAGAVINYILLAPFLIKSGVIKEAAGYREIVKWSLWPGVALMLTSSLVTFALNWKVLARAFKGLGAMFGGARKGDEDPIERVESPMSWFIIGVIVVGAYCVYLQTTMFQIHWWMGVLAVLLSFVLSIVACRASGETDINPIGAMGKITQLTYGVIAPGNVTANLMTASITSGAASHSADLLSDLKSGYILGANARMQFIAQFFGIIAGALFSVPVYNLLVPNASVLGTDKIPAPAAQVWKGVAELLSKGIESLPPSALFAVKIAAVLGVALALLEWYVPKSRKYLPSAAGLGMAFVIPFFNSFSMFIGAVIAYLYHRYYRSAARMYTIPISSGLIAGESLMGIVIAALTMLNIIR